The sequence GGCCGATCCGGTCATCGCCAGACAAAGAATCCGTGGCCAGCAGCAGAGGAATTTCACGACCGTCGAGGGTCACCGCGACCAGCTCGTCGATGCTGAAAGTCAGCCGGTGGGCTTCCTGTGGCAGGGGTTGCAGATAGAGGGAGATCGCGCCGGCAGGGAGGGTGGGTCGCAGTGGGCGCGACAGCTCGGCGGAACAGCCCGCCGTAAGCAGCAGCAGCAGTAAGGCGGTCCACAACCGCCCGCAGCATTCGGCCAGGTTCCTCCGCTTCAACCAACCTCTTCTTGACAAAACCGACTCCGGCATTTTCCCCCTCAAGGCATCGGTGAGCCGTGGCACTTTTCACAGAACGATCCCTGCCCACTGCCGAACTCCGTGGCCAGGTTGCGTCCGTAATAGCTGAAATAGACATCGCCGGCGGTGGCACCCGTATCGCCGACGGCGGGATGGGAATCGACCAGCAGCGCGGCGGTGAAATCCCATCGACCGCCGGCGGAGAAGGCCGAGGCGTGGGCACGATGGCAGGAAAGACACATGACGTTGGCGCTGGCCGAGGGCCCCTGGGTACTGTGCGGATCAAGGGCGAGGAGATCGCTCGTACCCCGCTCGAAGGGGACGAACTGCAGGTAGGAGGTTGCCGCGCTGCCGGTGTAATCGCCGGTGCGCAGATAGGTGTTGTAGGTGTCGATCACCTCTTGCTCCAGGCGCGCATCCCGGCCGGCGGGATGGGCAAACGACCCTTCCGGCGTGACATGGTTGCCGCGGAGCAGTTCGCCATGGCAGTTGCCGCACCATTCGCTCATCCCCGAACCGTAGTCGACATGGGCGGTGTCCGTTTCCTGAAAGGGGCTGATGCTGCTCTGCCGGGCAATGGGCGCGCCCTGGCTGAAGGCCACCCCGTGCGCGGGGCGATAGCTGTCGTCGCCCAACAGGCGGTAGTTGCCGCGAACGGTGCCGGGTTCGGGAAGTTCGCCGTAGGAGCCAGATCCGGAAATCGGATAATTTTGCCAGCGCTGATCCCCCCCGGCCTGGCCATGGGGGTCGTGACAGCTGGTGCAGCCCAGTTGGGCGCTTGGAAAGGTGCCGCCGGGGGCATGGGTCTTGAGGCGATCGGGAAAGAGATTGAAGTCGCGGGCGACGACGTTATGGCCGTGGCTGTCGCCGGGGCTGCTGCCGTCGAGCCAGCTGAAGCTGCGGGTCAGCCAGTAGAAATCGCCCCCCGGGGTCAGGGCCGAGCCGTCGGGACTGAAGACCGAGAGGCTGTTCGGCCCGCCGAGGCCCGAGTGGCAGTTGATGCAGATGGAACTGGGGTCGGAGTTCAGCAGCAGATATTCACTGGCAGAGTTGGCCTGATGCATGGAATGGCAGCCGCTGCAGTTGCCGACGCCGCCGGCGTGAAAATCACCGGAAAGGCAAAAAGCCGGTGTCGTCATGGCGACCACCGGAAGCAACCACAGGGCGCTACCCCAAAAAAAGGATTTTGCCAGCTTGACCATGCGTGTCTGCCTCAGGCGGGATTCGCCGTACTTGAGTGCCGACCTGCCGTGCGAATTGATAACGGAGAGCATGTCATACGAGACAACCAAAAAATTCGACAGATATTACCATAGCCTACCACCGTAAATAAAAAACCATATACTTGATTAAAATACTAAAACAATAGCGGAGGCTGACAGTGTCCGGTAACACTGTCAGCCTCCTGAAAACAACCGCGGGTCAAATTACCCCGTTGCGGCTTTGCTGCGAGTTAGTCTTTGGCGTGGCACTTGTTGCACAGCTGGCGCTGATATTCGCCGTACTTCGTCGCGACATCGACGGCCACGCCGCCGGCATAGTAGGGGATCGCTCCGTTGGCCATGAGAGTGGTCGAGTTCTCATTCAAGATCGCCGATTCGGCGATAAATTCCGAAGTGGAACTATCCCAGCGCAGAGCGTTGTCGAAAGCCGAGGCATGGGCGCGGTGGCAGGAAAGACACATGACCTGCTCAGACCCAGAAACCCCTGCGGTCGATACCGGATCGAGCGTGCTGCCATCGGCCACATTGCGCTCGATGGGGACGAGGGCGTCAAAGGCAGTGGCCGCAACGCCGGTGAAATCGCCGGTCTTGACGTAGGAGTTGTAAGCCGCCGGAACCGAAACGTCGGTCGGGTGCATGTTGGCATTGTCGTTGTACAGCGGGTGACAGCTCAGGCACCAGTCGGACATGCCCTGGCCGTAGTTGACAAATTTGCCGCCAGAACCGTCGGAGGTCGCCACCGGGGCGGGAGCGGTGATCTGCTTGAAGCCGGCGTCGCCGAGCAGACGGTAGTTGCCGGCGATGGTGCCGGCGGCCGGTTGGGCTTTGTTCAGGTACGAACCGGAGACGGAAATCGGCAGCGCGCCATTGGAGGTGCCACCGTCGACCTGGCCGTGGGGATCGTGACAGCTGGTGCAGCTCAGCATATTGGAAGCCATCATCCCGCCCGGCGCGGTGGTGTTGGTGCCATCCACCGCCAGGTTGAAGTCGGCGGCGATGACGTTATGCCCCTTGTTGTCTGGATCGAACGTCACGACATTACCGCGCACCAAAAGGTCGTGACCGGCGTTGCTGCTCACCCAGAAAAAGTCGCCGCCCTGGTTCATGTTGGCACCATTGGCGCTGTTGATGTGGTAACCGGCCGTTCCGTTATGGCAGTTCAGACAGGTGGAGCTGGCGTCGGAACCTTTCATCAGGGAGGCGGCGGTTGCCGAGCCTGCGCGTGGGTTGTCGGCCGAGTTGTGCATCGAGTGGCAGCCATCGCAATGGGCCACGCCGCCGCCGTGGAAAGCGAAGGCCGTGCCACCCATCATGAAAAATCCAGCCAGCATGGCCAACATCATCTTGTTCACTTTCATTCTCTTCCTCCTGTTGGTTGTTGTGGGGCCACTGCGGACGTTACCGGAGCCGTCAACAGCCTCTCCCCCTCGTTACCCAGAAGAAATAGCAATGGGCATGCCAACATTTTAATGAGAAAAAAACCGTATAATTATGCAGACTTATCAAGATCACATCCGTTGATCTGATTTTTACCTGCCGGCGATCTGGGAATATCTCAAAACGACTTTGGGAATTTCCCCAACATTCAACTTCAGGAATCAGTCAGCTTTTCGAGGGCAAAACCAAGTATCACCATAGGCCTTTCGACAATCCGTCAAAAACGATCTTTGGTCCGGCCGGTTCTGTCGGGCCGGGGACTTTTCGCGGCAATGCAGAGAAAACGGCAAGGAGCAGGAGTCGTCAACGGGGTTCATCCAGAACGACGCGGTAGACACCAACCCCTTTATTCGCGGCCTGGGCGACAAAGAGCCGGTTGCCCTGCGGATCGAGCGCCAGGTCGTCCGGCACGATCAGGTCTTCGGGCCGGTCACCGCGATAGCCGAACTCCCCGAGAAAGCTGAAGTTGCGATCGAAGACCATCACCACCGAGCGCAAACGATCGGCGACATAGATGTTGCCCTGGGCGTCCGCGGCGATGCCCGAGACAACCCCGAACTTTCCCGGACCGCTGCCCGGAATGCCGAAGGGCTCCAGCTCCCCGCCAGGAACGAGACGGAAGGCGCTGAAAAGTGCCGGCGTGGTGAAATAGAGGCTGCCGTCGGGCCCGACACAAAAACCGCTGACATCGAGGACCGTCGCCTTCTTCTTTTCCGGATCGAGTTCCTTGGCCGCTTCGGCCAACTCGGCGGAAAGATCGTGCTCGGCCAGGATGAGTCCGCCCTGGTCGATCACGACCACCCGGGCCGCGGAGGAATCGAGCAGATACAACCGGCCATCCCGTTCTTCGATGCGATCCGGAGCAAAGTCGGCCCCGCTTTCGGGAAGGCCCTGAATGCGGATGACAGCTTCCGGTTCGCCCCGGTAATTGAGAATTTGGATGGCATGCTGCGTGAAATTTCTGGCGAGCACATAAAGGCGGCCGTCTTCGGCGGAGGCAATATCCACGGCGGAGACGATCTCGCCATCGGCGCCGAAGGCGAAAATCTCCATCCCCTGGCGATTGAAAATCCGCACCTCGTTACTGCCTTGGTTGAGGGTGTAGATTTCCTGCTGCGTCGAATCAAAATCGAGTCGGGCCCATTGAGAAGGAACCGTGCCGGAAAAGTTGGAGAGCAGATACTCGAAACTGACGTCCAGATTGGTTCCGGAACGCTGGCTTTTTTGCAGTTCGGCGGAGCAGGGGAAAGCCGCGATGAGGGTGAGGCCAAAGGCAAGAAGACTGGTGCGGGCACATTGGGGTCGCAAGAAAGAAAGTCGATTCATGCCCTTGGGATTAGCAACCAGCATGCCATGGCGCGAAGAGTGAAATATTGCTGTCAAGTCAATGACTAGAGTCGCCCATATCGAATGCGCGGCAAGGCTGGACGTGCGAAATTTGGGAATTTTCCTAAATCGATCTGGGAAAATCCCCAAATTCGAAGAGCCGGCATGCTGCGGGCCAGCCCCCTTGGGAAGGCGATGAGTGGGATCAGCGATTGCTGATCAGGTGGTGTGCGCCACCATGGCAATTGAGGCAGCCGCGATGCTGGCGATGAATCGATGGGGCGTGGGGCAGGCCATGGCAGGTTTGACAGTCGGGAATCGACCGGTGGGGCCCTTGGTGGCAATAAAGGCAGTTGATGCCGCCGTGGTTGGTTTTGGTGGCGGCAAGGTCCCTCGCCGCTTGCGCATGGCATACCTGACAGAATCTGCTCGGGACATGGCCGGCGGGCACGATCCGCAGAGGCGCATGGGTGGGATGACAGGTGCCGCAGTCGGGATTGGTCTGGTTCGCCAGGTGGGGTTCATGGCAGTCGAGGCAGGTGGAGACCTCCTTGTGCCGGCTATGGCAGCGGGTGCAATAGAGTTCTCCATGGCGGCTGGGGTTCTCATTCATCTGGCGACCGACCTCGGGGTGACAGGAAAGGCATTCCAGGCGCATCGGCTTCAAGGGATCTCGCAGCGAGACCAAAGGCTGGTGGGGATCGGTGTGGCAGTGCCGGCAGCCGCCGATCTCATAATGGGGGCGGCTTTGGTGGCATTCGTCGCAGGCGCGAAAAGCAGTCCCGGACCGGGGCGGGTGCTGGGGATGGCAATCAAGGCAGCCGACTTCGGTCGCATGC comes from Desulfuromonas acetexigens and encodes:
- a CDS encoding cytochrome c3 family protein — protein: MVKLAKSFFWGSALWLLPVVAMTTPAFCLSGDFHAGGVGNCSGCHSMHQANSASEYLLLNSDPSSICINCHSGLGGPNSLSVFSPDGSALTPGGDFYWLTRSFSWLDGSSPGDSHGHNVVARDFNLFPDRLKTHAPGGTFPSAQLGCTSCHDPHGQAGGDQRWQNYPISGSGSYGELPEPGTVRGNYRLLGDDSYRPAHGVAFSQGAPIARQSSISPFQETDTAHVDYGSGMSEWCGNCHGELLRGNHVTPEGSFAHPAGRDARLEQEVIDTYNTYLRTGDYTGSAATSYLQFVPFERGTSDLLALDPHSTQGPSASANVMCLSCHRAHASAFSAGGRWDFTAALLVDSHPAVGDTGATAGDVYFSYYGRNLATEFGSGQGSFCEKCHGSPMP
- a CDS encoding NHL repeat-containing protein, with protein sequence MRPQCARTSLLAFGLTLIAAFPCSAELQKSQRSGTNLDVSFEYLLSNFSGTVPSQWARLDFDSTQQEIYTLNQGSNEVRIFNRQGMEIFAFGADGEIVSAVDIASAEDGRLYVLARNFTQHAIQILNYRGEPEAVIRIQGLPESGADFAPDRIEERDGRLYLLDSSAARVVVIDQGGLILAEHDLSAELAEAAKELDPEKKKATVLDVSGFCVGPDGSLYFTTPALFSAFRLVPGGELEPFGIPGSGPGKFGVVSGIAADAQGNIYVADRLRSVVMVFDRNFSFLGEFGYRGDRPEDLIVPDDLALDPQGNRLFVAQAANKGVGVYRVVLDEPR
- a CDS encoding cytochrome c3 family protein, with protein sequence MSRSRFFAAECFQPLCRQGRILLLVASFCVCAIAADAAELERGDCGKCHSEKVRVLTVAGGPHATEVGCLDCHPQHPPRSGTAFRACDECHQSRPHYEIGGCRHCHTDPHQPLVSLRDPLKPMRLECLSCHPEVGRQMNENPSRHGELYCTRCHSRHKEVSTCLDCHEPHLANQTNPDCGTCHPTHAPLRIVPAGHVPSRFCQVCHAQAARDLAATKTNHGGINCLYCHQGPHRSIPDCQTCHGLPHAPSIHRQHRGCLNCHGGAHHLISNR